One Armatimonadota bacterium DNA segment encodes these proteins:
- a CDS encoding alpha-L-fucosidase — protein MAKKLTAAEKDRERRLQWFRKARFGMFIHWGLYSQLGRHEWVMNRERIPRSEYEKLADTWKPAPTPARTWARLARESGMRYIVMTTKHHEGFCLFDSQLTDYTAVKRSPGRDLVAEYVEAARAEDLRVGFYYSLKDWHHPDGARCATDERARRRFVDYLHGQVRELCTNYGKLDIMWYDGQWPLDAEGWEAAKLNRMVRRLQPDIIINNRTGLPEDFGTPERHITPEPGGRAWESCMTFNDSWGYTPIDTNWKSAWHVVSMLREVAAGGGNLLLNIGPTPRGAAPPVCVRELRKVGAWLDKYGPTVYEASDPMAQERLITGAFTRRGKQLYFHCNRWPGEELAIGGLCNKVVKARLYGGPAVKFTQVKDRLVLRGLPPRAPDALATVIELTIAGGAPRHVLGGGCVVLK, from the coding sequence ATGGCTAAGAAGCTGACCGCCGCCGAGAAGGACCGAGAGCGCCGTCTGCAATGGTTTCGCAAGGCGCGCTTCGGGATGTTCATTCACTGGGGGCTGTACTCACAGCTCGGGCGCCACGAATGGGTGATGAACCGCGAGCGCATCCCGCGGTCCGAATACGAGAAGCTGGCCGACACCTGGAAGCCGGCGCCAACCCCCGCCCGCACCTGGGCGCGCCTGGCGCGCGAAAGCGGCATGCGCTACATTGTGATGACGACCAAGCACCACGAGGGTTTCTGCCTGTTCGATTCCCAGCTCACCGACTATACCGCCGTCAAGCGCAGCCCGGGGCGCGACCTGGTGGCGGAGTATGTCGAAGCGGCGCGCGCGGAGGACTTGCGCGTGGGCTTCTACTATTCGCTGAAGGACTGGCATCACCCCGACGGCGCCCGCTGCGCGACCGACGAGCGGGCGCGGCGGCGCTTCGTGGATTACCTCCACGGCCAGGTGCGCGAGCTGTGCACCAATTACGGCAAGTTGGACATCATGTGGTATGACGGGCAGTGGCCGCTGGACGCCGAGGGCTGGGAGGCGGCCAAGCTGAACCGCATGGTGCGCCGCCTGCAGCCCGACATCATCATCAACAATCGCACGGGGCTGCCCGAGGACTTCGGCACGCCGGAGCGACACATCACCCCCGAGCCGGGCGGGCGCGCGTGGGAATCGTGCATGACCTTCAACGATAGCTGGGGTTACACGCCGATTGACACCAACTGGAAGAGCGCGTGGCACGTCGTCAGCATGCTGCGCGAGGTGGCGGCGGGCGGCGGCAACCTGCTGCTCAACATCGGCCCGACGCCGCGCGGGGCGGCGCCGCCGGTGTGCGTGCGCGAGCTGCGCAAGGTCGGCGCGTGGCTCGACAAGTACGGCCCGACGGTGTACGAGGCTTCCGACCCGATGGCGCAGGAACGGCTGATCACCGGCGCCTTCACCCGCCGCGGCAAGCAGCTCTACTTCCACTGCAACCGCTGGCCGGGGGAGGAGCTGGCGATCGGCGGCCTGTGCAACAAGGTGGTCAAAGCGCGGCTCTACGGCGGGCCGGCGGTTAAGTTCACGCAGGTCAAGGATCGCCTGGTGCTGCGGGGGCTACCGCCGCGGGCGCCGGATGCGCTGGCCACCGTCATCGAGCTGACGATCGCCGGCGGCGCGCCGCGCCATGTGCTGGGCGGGGGATGCGTCGTGCTGAAGTAG
- a CDS encoding alpha-L-fucosidase, translated as MAKKLTAAEKDRERRLEWFRQARFGMFVHWGLYSQLGRHEWVMNRERIPRSEYEKLADTWKPAPTPARTWARLARESGMRYMVMTTKHHEGFCLFDSRLTDYTAAKRGPGRDLVAEYVEAARAEDLRVGFYYSQMDWHHPDGARCATDERARRRFVDYIHGQVRELCTNYGKVDIMWYDVKWPLDAEGWEAAKLNRMVRRLQPDIIINNRSGLPEDFGTPENRITPEAGGRAWESCMTFNDSWGYTPIDTNWKSAWRVVSMLREVAAGGGNLLLNIGPTPRGAVPPVCVRELRKVGAWLDKYGPTVYEASDPMAQDWMITGAFTRRGKQLYFHCNRWPGEELAIGGLSNKVVKARLYGGPAVEFTQVKDRLVLRGLPPRAPDALATVIELTIAGGVPRQVLGAGCVVLK; from the coding sequence ATGGCTAAGAAACTGACTGCTGCGGAGAAGGACCGAGAGCGCCGCCTGGAATGGTTTCGCCAGGCGCGCTTCGGGATGTTCGTTCACTGGGGGCTGTACTCACAGCTTGGGCGCCACGAATGGGTGATGAACCGCGAGCGCATCCCGCGGTCCGAATACGAGAAGCTGGCCGACACCTGGAAGCCGGCGCCAACCCCCGCCCGCACCTGGGCGCGCCTGGCGCGCGAAAGCGGCATGCGCTACATGGTGATGACCACCAAGCACCACGAGGGTTTCTGCCTCTTCGACTCCCGGCTCACCGACTATACCGCCGCCAAGCGCGGCCCGGGGCGCGACCTGGTGGCGGAGTATGTCGAGGCGGCGCGCGCGGAGGACTTGCGCGTGGGCTTCTACTATTCGCAGATGGACTGGCATCACCCCGACGGCGCCCGCTGCGCGACCGACGAGCGGGCGCGGCGGCGCTTCGTGGATTACATCCACGGCCAGGTGCGCGAGCTTTGCACCAACTACGGCAAGGTGGACATCATGTGGTATGACGTGAAGTGGCCGCTGGACGCCGAGGGCTGGGAGGCGGCCAAGCTGAACCGCATGGTGCGCCGCTTGCAGCCCGACATCATCATCAACAATCGCTCGGGGCTGCCCGAGGACTTCGGCACGCCGGAGAACCGCATCACCCCCGAGGCGGGTGGGCGCGCGTGGGAATCGTGCATGACCTTCAACGATAGCTGGGGCTACACGCCGATTGACACCAACTGGAAGAGCGCGTGGCGGGTTGTGAGCATGCTGCGCGAGGTAGCGGCGGGCGGCGGCAACCTGCTGCTCAACATCGGCCCGACGCCGCGCGGGGCGGTGCCGCCGGTGTGCGTGCGCGAGCTGCGCAAGGTCGGCGCGTGGCTCGACAAGTACGGCCCGACGGTGTACGAAGCTTCCGACCCGATGGCGCAGGACTGGATGATCACCGGCGCGTTCACCCGCCGCGGCAAGCAGCTCTACTTCCACTGCAACCGCTGGCCGGGGGAGGAGCTGGCGATCGGCGGGCTGAGCAACAAGGTGGTCAAAGCGCGGCTCTACGGCGGGCCGGCGGTCGAGTTCACGCAGGTCAAGGATCGCCTGGTGCTGCGGGGGCTGCCGCCGCGGGCGCCGGATGCGCTGGCCACCGTCATCGAGCTGACGATCGCCGGCGGCGTGCCGCGCCAGGTGCTGGGCGCGGGATGCGTCGTGCTGAAGTAG
- a CDS encoding DUF4349 domain-containing protein, with protein sequence METGQDSNARGARTWFRRLTLAQRAGLVLAAFVVGVFVLAFAGATLERSRESARTASPLRMAVGSPPDAPLAGRVADQTGPPGRQGALPAAREASADFAAGAPESLPSLETWARQLILTAAITLEVEDVRAAYDRIQVVAASEGALVTAASLQAAPARVVDDRQQPGYGHASVVLRVPQSRFHAVRQRLLGLAPDLGGKVAHDEVTSQDVTEEYVDLQARLRNWRAQEAQLLEVMRQARKIPDILAVRNQLAQVQQEIERLSGRLRFLENRVELSTITIEVNQTGAGPAPVTIASTWKNAGRWVTAAVLKSVKDVVYVLGLMAVAVVYLFPFAVIAGIIWAGVRAVRKRVGSRPVA encoded by the coding sequence ATGGAAACCGGTCAGGATTCGAACGCGCGAGGCGCGCGCACATGGTTCCGGCGTTTGACGCTGGCGCAGAGGGCAGGGCTCGTGCTCGCGGCCTTCGTGGTCGGCGTGTTCGTGCTGGCGTTCGCGGGGGCCACGCTGGAGCGCTCCCGCGAGAGCGCGCGCACGGCGTCGCCGTTGAGGATGGCCGTGGGCTCCCCGCCGGACGCGCCGCTGGCTGGGCGCGTGGCCGATCAGACCGGGCCCCCAGGGCGGCAGGGCGCGCTGCCCGCAGCGCGCGAGGCATCGGCCGACTTCGCGGCGGGTGCGCCCGAGTCGCTGCCATCCCTGGAAACCTGGGCGCGGCAGTTGATATTGACCGCCGCCATCACGCTGGAGGTCGAGGACGTGCGCGCCGCCTACGATCGCATCCAGGTGGTGGCGGCGAGTGAGGGGGCGCTGGTGACGGCGGCGTCCTTGCAGGCGGCGCCCGCGCGCGTGGTGGATGACCGGCAGCAGCCCGGCTACGGCCACGCCAGCGTCGTCCTGCGGGTGCCGCAGAGCCGCTTCCATGCCGTGCGCCAGCGTCTGCTGGGGCTGGCGCCGGACCTCGGCGGCAAAGTGGCGCATGATGAGGTCACCAGCCAGGATGTGACCGAGGAATACGTGGACTTGCAGGCGCGCCTGCGCAACTGGCGCGCGCAGGAGGCGCAGTTGTTGGAGGTCATGCGGCAGGCGCGCAAGATCCCCGACATCCTCGCGGTGCGCAACCAGTTGGCCCAGGTGCAGCAGGAGATCGAGCGCCTGTCCGGGCGGCTGCGGTTCCTGGAGAACCGCGTCGAGCTATCCACCATCACCATCGAGGTCAACCAGACGGGCGCGGGCCCGGCGCCGGTCACCATCGCCTCAACCTGGAAGAACGCGGGGCGGTGGGTGACGGCGGCGGTGCTGAAGTCGGTCAAGGATGTCGTCTATGTGCTGGGCCTGATGGCGGTGGCGGTGGTCTATCTGTTCCCGTTCGCGGTGATCGCGGGCATCATCTGGGCGGGTGTGCGGGCGGTGCGAAAGCGCGTGGGCTCCCGGCCCGTCGCGTGA
- a CDS encoding uroporphyrinogen decarboxylase family protein: protein MGHRLATEELTSKERVKLACAHREPDRIPLQGYFTPEIMARLQAHFPGRDVREVLHLDLRSASDAVTGGAPLKPPVPGVADSYDMWGVGYRRIANEFGTYDEASDLALARLKTMGDVRAYPWPDIDDYDFSGVEAAGDAIAEYAVCFGSAGIPDIVNGVSRGRGMEQVLMDIATGDEVGVAIIDRRVDFLYERCRRGLEAGKGKIDILCLGEDCGTQKGRLVSPAVFESFFVPRMQRFIDLAHEHGALAMLHSCGDTHEIMPTFIEMGLDILDAMQPEPAGMDPETIKRDFGDRLTFCGLISTQETLPHGTTEEVRAEVRHRKEVIGRGGGYLLSPAHAIQPDTALENVLALYQEALGVEEL, encoded by the coding sequence GTGGGGCACAGACTGGCGACGGAGGAGTTGACATCGAAGGAGCGGGTGAAGCTCGCCTGCGCGCATCGGGAGCCGGATCGGATTCCGCTGCAGGGGTACTTCACCCCGGAGATCATGGCGCGACTGCAGGCGCATTTCCCTGGCCGCGACGTGCGCGAGGTCCTGCACCTGGACCTGCGCAGCGCCAGCGACGCGGTGACCGGGGGCGCTCCGCTCAAGCCGCCCGTGCCCGGGGTGGCTGACAGCTACGACATGTGGGGGGTCGGCTACCGCCGCATCGCCAACGAGTTCGGCACCTATGACGAGGCCTCGGACCTTGCGCTGGCACGCCTGAAGACCATGGGCGACGTGCGCGCCTACCCGTGGCCGGACATTGACGACTACGACTTCTCAGGCGTGGAGGCGGCGGGTGACGCGATCGCCGAGTATGCCGTGTGCTTTGGTAGCGCCGGCATCCCCGACATCGTCAACGGGGTGTCGCGCGGGCGGGGCATGGAGCAGGTGCTGATGGACATCGCGACCGGCGATGAGGTGGGCGTCGCCATCATAGACCGCCGCGTGGATTTCCTCTACGAGCGGTGCCGGCGGGGGCTGGAGGCGGGAAAGGGGAAGATTGACATCCTGTGCCTGGGCGAGGACTGCGGCACGCAGAAGGGCCGGCTGGTTTCCCCCGCCGTTTTCGAGTCATTCTTCGTGCCGCGGATGCAGCGCTTCATTGACCTGGCGCACGAGCACGGGGCGCTGGCAATGCTGCACTCGTGCGGGGACACGCACGAGATCATGCCCACCTTCATCGAGATGGGACTGGACATCCTCGACGCCATGCAGCCCGAACCCGCGGGCATGGACCCGGAGACGATCAAGCGCGACTTCGGCGACCGCCTGACCTTTTGCGGTCTCATCAGCACCCAGGAGACGCTGCCCCACGGGACGACCGAGGAGGTGCGCGCCGAGGTGCGCCACCGCAAGGAAGTCATCGGCCGCGGCGGGGGCTACCTCCTCAGCCCCGCTCACGCCATCCAGCCCGACACGGCGCTGGAGAACGTCCTCGCGCTCTACCAGGAGGCGCTGGGGGTGGAGGAGTTGTGA
- a CDS encoding DUF4097 family beta strand repeat-containing protein, producing the protein MRARNVLLALVIIAAGMTITASRRGVFADLSRRISRAADLAARLVASSGPTMRWHELERSSRRLPADGAASLVIENPYGEVSVVGGSQSFVGIEAVRWGAGNEPEEARATAPRAGLVTSRAGDAIIVKVAGEDTVRQRVHLHLSVTAPSGLDLEIKALAGPVSVHDMSGGVKVERMAGDVTVTGAARVAVAGGSGRTELREIRGPVDAKILAGLIKLADIDGEVNAETAAGDIQALNLKGPVTARTVSGTITLDLYAGANASLNTTSGDAYASLANPLTGHLSAKSVSGNVTVKLPPGSDYAFDISSEARRISTRDFHQTSGRSAPDHLVGVVGTGRGRLELRSVTGTVSLVGEWIPQPPRALWRLDIIPRCYALVGEWIPQPPRAF; encoded by the coding sequence ATGAGGGCCAGAAACGTCCTGCTGGCGCTGGTCATCATCGCGGCCGGCATGACCATCACCGCCTCCCGCCGCGGCGTGTTCGCGGACTTGTCGCGAAGAATCAGCCGCGCCGCCGACCTCGCCGCGCGCCTCGTCGCATCGTCGGGGCCGACCATGCGATGGCACGAACTGGAGCGCTCCTCGCGCAGATTGCCGGCTGACGGAGCTGCCTCCCTCGTCATCGAAAACCCCTATGGCGAAGTCAGCGTCGTCGGCGGCAGTCAGAGCTTTGTCGGAATCGAGGCAGTTCGATGGGGCGCAGGGAACGAGCCCGAGGAGGCCAGGGCAACCGCTCCACGGGCGGGACTGGTCACCTCGCGCGCGGGCGACGCCATTATCGTCAAGGTCGCGGGCGAAGACACGGTGAGGCAAAGAGTGCATCTCCACCTCAGCGTCACCGCGCCATCCGGTCTCGACCTCGAGATCAAGGCGCTGGCGGGGCCGGTCAGCGTCCATGACATGTCCGGCGGAGTCAAGGTGGAGAGGATGGCGGGCGACGTGACGGTCACCGGGGCCGCGCGAGTGGCAGTCGCCGGCGGCAGCGGGCGCACCGAGCTGCGAGAAATCCGCGGCCCGGTTGATGCCAAGATCCTCGCCGGTCTCATCAAGCTGGCGGACATTGACGGCGAAGTGAACGCCGAAACCGCCGCCGGCGACATTCAGGCCCTGAATCTGAAGGGACCGGTCACCGCCAGGACCGTCAGCGGCACAATCACTCTTGATCTCTACGCCGGCGCGAATGCCAGCCTCAATACCACCAGCGGGGATGCATATGCCTCGCTCGCGAACCCGCTGACCGGGCATCTCTCGGCCAAGTCGGTGTCCGGCAACGTCACGGTCAAGCTGCCCCCCGGATCCGACTACGCCTTCGACATCTCGTCAGAGGCACGGCGGATCAGCACGAGGGACTTCCATCAAACCAGCGGTCGCAGCGCGCCGGACCATCTGGTGGGGGTAGTCGGCACCGGGCGCGGCCGCCTGGAGCTGCGCTCCGTGACCGGCACCGTCTCGCTCGTAGGAGAGTGGATTCCCCAGCCGCCGCGCGCTCTTTGGCGATTGGACATCATCCCCCGGTGCTATGCGCTGGTGGGAGAGTGGATTCCCCAGCCGCCGCGCGCCTTCTGA
- a CDS encoding DUF5668 domain-containing protein: MSSPDTAPPPICARCQAPVTEASRVEHRGAIYCTNCVGRALNGERPTGKRLDLPALVHRAGRALDDVARLNQPGLRNPRLAVVLSLLPGLGQMYCGQMGRGVIVMVAFFALASTIPLLVVPLYFWNLFDAYWAAGADAQPRLPTAPSPAPPRSDVPPPLASTAQDWAPSPVSPAWGMLLIVLGVLFLLNNFGVRWLTWDRMWPAAMLALGIWLLVSFWLSRRAAAAPESVSPQPAPTSEPAPQEARHD; the protein is encoded by the coding sequence ATGTCATCGCCTGACACCGCTCCGCCGCCGATATGCGCCCGCTGCCAGGCCCCGGTCACGGAGGCGTCGCGGGTAGAACACCGCGGAGCGATCTACTGCACGAACTGCGTCGGCCGCGCGCTCAACGGGGAGCGCCCAACTGGTAAGCGCCTCGACCTGCCGGCACTGGTCCATCGGGCCGGCCGCGCTCTCGACGACGTGGCGAGGCTAAACCAACCTGGACTTCGCAACCCGAGGTTGGCGGTCGTGCTGTCGCTGCTGCCCGGCCTGGGGCAGATGTACTGCGGGCAGATGGGGAGGGGCGTGATAGTCATGGTCGCCTTCTTCGCCCTCGCGTCCACGATTCCGCTGCTGGTGGTGCCCCTTTACTTCTGGAATCTCTTCGATGCCTATTGGGCCGCGGGGGCGGACGCCCAGCCCCGCCTGCCGACTGCACCCTCGCCGGCTCCGCCAAGGTCCGATGTCCCGCCCCCGCTCGCATCCACCGCGCAGGACTGGGCACCGTCGCCCGTCTCGCCGGCCTGGGGGATGCTGCTCATCGTGCTGGGGGTTCTCTTTCTGCTCAACAACTTCGGCGTCAGATGGCTGACCTGGGACCGCATGTGGCCCGCCGCCATGCTAGCGCTTGGCATCTGGCTGCTGGTCAGCTTCTGGCTGTCGCGCCGTGCGGCGGCCGCCCCGGAGTCGGTTTCGCCGCAGCCCGCTCCCACCTCCGAACCAGCACCGCAGGAGGCCCGCCATGACTAG
- a CDS encoding zf-HC2 domain-containing protein has protein sequence MTCSETRKLLSPFMDGELPAADVERAAAHLQTCAACREQLAALRFTSRLTASLPAARVRGDLASYVVARAAAVSWGERWAAVRDVAAPAGRFFAQEFGRAAAIVALFALAAGRGHVVEAAILDWPVRVAGAASTGTAYLSAGLDRVQEVLDRAVAESSRREPKRPRVRDGRSEPARPSSIPSNTAVVCSRQEGAGNVIA, from the coding sequence ATGACGTGCTCTGAAACCCGCAAGCTGTTGTCGCCATTCATGGACGGAGAGCTGCCCGCCGCCGATGTCGAGCGCGCTGCGGCTCACTTGCAGACCTGCGCCGCCTGCCGGGAGCAGCTGGCCGCCCTTCGGTTCACCTCGCGCTTGACGGCATCGCTGCCGGCCGCGCGCGTGCGCGGCGATCTTGCCTCCTATGTCGTCGCGCGCGCCGCGGCCGTTTCGTGGGGAGAGAGGTGGGCGGCAGTGCGCGACGTGGCGGCGCCCGCAGGCAGGTTTTTCGCTCAGGAGTTTGGCCGGGCGGCGGCGATCGTCGCGCTGTTCGCGCTAGCCGCAGGGCGGGGGCACGTCGTGGAAGCCGCGATCCTCGACTGGCCGGTGCGCGTCGCAGGCGCGGCGAGCACGGGGACGGCCTACCTGTCGGCCGGCCTCGACCGCGTGCAGGAAGTCCTCGACCGCGCGGTCGCCGAGTCCTCTCGTCGGGAACCGAAGCGCCCGCGTGTTCGAGACGGACGATCCGAACCGGCGCGGCCATCCAGCATTCCGTCGAACACGGCGGTTGTCTGCAGCCGCCAGGAGGGAGCCGGCAATGTCATCGCCTGA
- a CDS encoding sigma-70 family RNA polymerase sigma factor, translating into MSPAVAVCKEAATRVLGETDEARLIARSRAGDRSAQESLVRRYQDQVYHLAFNLLGDPEDARDATQDALIAMLRSLRTFRGQAELRTWVYRLTTNVCLMERRRRTVRTRLIVDLPAELPERLGLGSDPQLTAVSREVQGAVRECLGRLPSAFRAVVVLRELESLSYDEIAQVLRVPVGTVRSRLNRGRQLLRAALLADDRVSPLYPQGGGL; encoded by the coding sequence ATGAGCCCCGCGGTAGCTGTGTGCAAGGAGGCGGCCACGCGCGTGCTGGGGGAGACCGACGAAGCCCGGTTGATCGCTCGCAGCCGCGCCGGCGACCGCTCCGCCCAGGAAAGCCTGGTTCGGCGGTATCAGGACCAGGTCTATCACCTCGCCTTCAACCTGCTGGGGGACCCAGAGGACGCCCGCGACGCCACCCAGGACGCGCTCATCGCGATGCTCCGTTCCTTGCGCACCTTCCGCGGCCAGGCGGAGCTGCGAACCTGGGTTTACCGCCTGACCACCAATGTCTGCCTGATGGAGCGACGACGCCGGACCGTGCGCACGCGCCTGATCGTGGACCTGCCTGCGGAATTGCCGGAGCGTCTCGGCCTGGGATCCGATCCGCAGCTCACGGCCGTCAGCCGCGAGGTTCAGGGGGCGGTCCGAGAGTGCCTGGGGCGGCTGCCGTCGGCGTTTCGCGCGGTGGTGGTGCTGCGCGAACTGGAGTCCCTGTCGTACGATGAAATCGCGCAGGTGCTTCGCGTTCCCGTGGGCACCGTGCGTTCCCGGCTCAACCGCGGCCGCCAACTGCTGCGGGCGGCGCTGCTGGCCGATGACCGCGTATCACCGCTCTACCCACAAGGCGGAGGACTATGA
- a CDS encoding heparinase II/III family protein, producing MGFDFRLALGLAAGLVMLLALMTLRAEEEQPAHPRLYFGPRDLPRLAKLGYAAPKLLDESGFDPKLGPSGCWTVMAARIRSRLESLGLSYAVTGDRRYAQRAAEYMLALADWPTWSGPDGSDHTRPDTCFLTMGAAFAYDACWEAMSGPERQRVREALLRRGLTELAQALLARVEGPPHPLRGAALGLGGLALLPEYPPAWDYVRLAKDCLRQWLDRRAVSPNTEGLLHTLTGLDYCLLFAAALAQAEGDHGLIHHPYVAQAVRWALYFQGPAGSGLVNFGDAHADDPGEVTMRVANKHLRDPYAGYYLQQAGRLERRDFNALILHDPRPLVAWPPPWPASARFAHIGWAALRSGWGDDDTLFAFISSSSPAEHRHGDANHFVLNCAGEWLATDSGGRSRKDGAAMDLGAGTAEHNSVLVGGAGQREGAAAVTDFFASPGFDYVVGDASRAYDPQILWRFLRRVIYVKPSLLVMLDELEAPGPKRFEFVLHTDATGRYEINGKPAKAGETRAAQQVSLVKRGARLDVRFLEPTAAQVSLGQVPGAADDYPPYVTVRDSRPRESQRFLTTLMPTRLPPAPVTIELDEQAGARDSLVRLDSYGALLFRARDPGDRLIVNALVPVEGTYDLTAHFLKSPAYADWQVFVDGQPVGSTYRGYAPDVRTREAWELGRLELARGRHEFVFEVTGKHELSSGCLVGVDDIELKPVAAAAPPSPPGPTRLRRLGAEGWVGLACMVGGERCRAYFRLTGADDIADKDLHTDAEAALVVEGAKREPQVAAYRATRFEVAGRELMQASAPISFALVPGETWSLTLQADDAADVVLHLSEQPRRPDIPASLARGVRYDPTAPALRIRLRPGSHTITWGTR from the coding sequence ATGGGCTTCGATTTCCGCTTGGCGCTGGGGCTGGCGGCGGGGTTGGTCATGCTCCTGGCGCTGATGACGCTCCGCGCGGAGGAGGAGCAGCCGGCCCATCCGCGCCTCTACTTCGGGCCGCGCGATCTGCCGCGCCTGGCCAAGCTCGGCTACGCAGCACCGAAGCTCCTGGACGAGTCGGGCTTCGACCCGAAGCTGGGGCCCTCGGGCTGCTGGACGGTGATGGCGGCCCGGATCCGGTCGCGCCTGGAATCGCTGGGGCTGTCATACGCCGTCACGGGCGACCGCCGCTACGCTCAGCGGGCGGCGGAATACATGCTGGCCCTGGCCGACTGGCCGACCTGGAGCGGCCCCGATGGCAGCGACCACACGCGCCCGGACACCTGCTTCCTGACCATGGGCGCAGCGTTCGCTTACGACGCGTGCTGGGAGGCGATGTCGGGGCCGGAGCGCCAGCGAGTGCGCGAGGCGCTGCTTCGGCGGGGGCTGACCGAGCTGGCGCAGGCGCTCCTCGCGCGGGTCGAAGGCCCCCCGCACCCGCTGCGCGGGGCCGCGCTGGGCCTGGGCGGACTGGCCTTGCTGCCGGAGTACCCCCCGGCGTGGGACTACGTGCGCCTGGCCAAGGACTGCCTGCGCCAGTGGCTGGACCGGCGCGCGGTCTCACCTAACACCGAAGGGCTGCTCCACACGCTGACCGGCCTGGATTACTGCCTGCTGTTCGCCGCCGCCTTGGCGCAGGCGGAGGGCGATCACGGACTCATCCACCACCCTTACGTCGCCCAGGCGGTGCGCTGGGCGCTCTACTTCCAGGGTCCCGCGGGCAGCGGGTTGGTCAACTTCGGCGACGCCCACGCGGACGATCCCGGCGAAGTCACCATGCGCGTCGCCAACAAGCACCTGCGCGACCCCTACGCGGGCTATTACCTGCAGCAGGCGGGCCGCCTGGAACGCCGGGACTTCAACGCCCTCATCCTACATGACCCCCGGCCGCTGGTGGCGTGGCCGCCGCCCTGGCCCGCGTCGGCGCGTTTCGCCCATATCGGATGGGCGGCCTTGCGCTCGGGATGGGGTGACGACGACACCCTGTTCGCCTTCATCAGCTCGTCGTCGCCGGCAGAGCATCGCCATGGGGACGCCAACCACTTCGTGCTCAACTGCGCCGGGGAATGGCTGGCGACCGACAGCGGGGGCCGCTCGCGCAAGGACGGAGCTGCGATGGATCTCGGCGCGGGCACGGCGGAGCACAACTCGGTCCTGGTCGGCGGGGCGGGGCAGAGGGAAGGGGCCGCGGCGGTCACCGATTTTTTCGCCTCGCCGGGCTTCGATTATGTGGTCGGCGACGCCTCGCGCGCCTACGACCCGCAGATCCTGTGGCGCTTTCTGCGGCGGGTGATCTACGTCAAGCCGAGCCTATTGGTGATGCTCGACGAGCTGGAGGCGCCGGGGCCGAAGCGTTTCGAGTTCGTTCTCCATACCGACGCCACCGGGCGCTACGAGATCAACGGCAAACCCGCGAAAGCGGGCGAGACACGCGCCGCGCAGCAGGTGTCGCTGGTGAAGCGAGGGGCGCGGCTCGACGTGCGTTTCCTGGAGCCGACCGCCGCGCAGGTCAGCCTTGGTCAGGTCCCCGGGGCGGCTGATGACTATCCGCCTTACGTCACGGTGCGCGATTCGCGTCCGCGCGAGAGCCAGCGGTTCCTGACCACACTGATGCCGACCCGCCTGCCGCCGGCGCCGGTCACCATCGAGCTGGATGAGCAGGCCGGGGCGCGCGACTCCCTGGTGCGCCTGGACTCCTACGGCGCCCTGCTATTTCGCGCCCGGGATCCCGGCGACCGCCTGATCGTAAACGCGTTGGTGCCGGTTGAAGGCACCTACGACTTGACCGCGCATTTCCTAAAGTCGCCCGCCTACGCCGATTGGCAGGTGTTCGTTGACGGGCAGCCCGTGGGCTCCACCTACCGCGGGTACGCTCCCGACGTGCGTACGCGCGAGGCGTGGGAGCTGGGCCGGCTGGAGCTGGCGCGAGGGCGCCACGAGTTCGTCTTCGAGGTCACCGGCAAGCACGAGCTGTCGAGCGGCTGCCTGGTGGGGGTGGACGATATCGAGCTCAAGCCGGTGGCGGCCGCGGCCCCGCCGTCGCCCCCGGGGCCGACACGGCTGCGACGACTGGGCGCCGAGGGCTGGGTGGGCCTGGCGTGCATGGTGGGCGGCGAGCGCTGCCGCGCCTACTTCCGCCTGACCGGCGCCGATGATATCGCCGACAAGGACCTGCACACCGACGCCGAGGCGGCGCTGGTGGTCGAGGGGGCGAAAAGGGAGCCGCAAGTGGCGGCCTATCGCGCGACGCGGTTTGAGGTCGCAGGTCGCGAGTTGATGCAGGCGTCGGCGCCGATCAGCTTCGCGCTCGTGCCGGGTGAGACCTGGAGCCTGACGCTGCAAGCGGACGATGCCGCCGACGTCGTGCTTCACCTGAGCGAGCAGCCGCGCCGACCGGATATCCCGGCGTCGTTGGCACGCGGCGTGCGCTACGACCCGACTGCGCCCGCCCTGCGTATCCGTCTGCGGCCGGGTTCCCACACCATCACCTGGGGCACGAGGTAG